From Streptomyces sp. CMB-StM0423, a single genomic window includes:
- a CDS encoding response regulator transcription factor has translation MSDAGTAPRRGQKPRLLVVEDEPNLLEVLAGSLRYAGFDTATAATGRAALAEARRQRPDAVVLDVMLPDMDGFEVLRRLRTETPVPVLFLTARDAVEDKVRGLTSGGDDYITKPFSLDEVIARIHAVLRRLPHAAGELPAARLAFADLELDQESYEVWCGGARISLSPTEFKLLRYFMANPGRVLSKAQILDQVWSYDFRGDGGIVETYVHAVRRKIGEPRARLIHTVRGVGYVLRPPS, from the coding sequence ATGAGCGACGCGGGTACGGCGCCCCGGCGAGGGCAGAAGCCGCGGCTGCTGGTGGTCGAGGACGAGCCCAACCTCCTTGAGGTGCTGGCGGGCAGCCTGCGGTACGCCGGGTTCGACACGGCCACCGCGGCCACCGGGCGGGCGGCGCTGGCCGAGGCCCGGCGGCAGCGCCCCGATGCGGTCGTCCTCGACGTGATGCTGCCCGACATGGACGGCTTCGAGGTCCTGCGCCGGCTGCGTACGGAGACGCCGGTGCCCGTGCTGTTCCTCACCGCCAGGGACGCCGTCGAGGACAAAGTCCGCGGGCTGACGAGCGGCGGCGACGACTACATCACCAAGCCGTTCAGCCTGGACGAGGTCATCGCCCGGATCCACGCCGTGCTGCGCCGCCTCCCGCACGCCGCCGGCGAACTCCCGGCCGCCAGGCTGGCCTTCGCCGACCTGGAACTGGACCAGGAGTCCTACGAGGTGTGGTGCGGCGGTGCGCGGATCTCCCTGTCCCCGACCGAGTTCAAGCTGCTGCGCTACTTCATGGCCAACCCCGGCCGGGTGCTGTCCAAGGCGCAGATCCTCGACCAGGTGTGGAGCTACGACTTCCGCGGGGACGGCGGCATCGTCGAGACGTACGTCCACGCCGTACGCCGCAAGATCGGCGAGCCGCGCGCCCGGCTGATCCACACCGTGCGCGGGGTCGGCTACGTACTGCGGCCGCCGTCGTGA